TTTATCATTAGAGGTGGCTTTTATATCAGATACTGCTTCCTGCATACTAGTTCTAGCAGCTTCATAATAGGCTTTACACAATGAGTTATTGAGAGTATGGTAAGTTGTTTCTGTGACGAAAACATATTCAGGCATCTACTAACATTTGTCATTGATTCATGGCCTTTTCCAACTTCACGAAATGCAATTACTGCTTAAACATTGATTTCGAATTTATGGCGACCCTGTATATTTTCAGATTGTGCACATTCTGGTGAAGTAAAAGACCAAATGCTATTAGGGCAGTCGTGACAATTTAAATTCAGTTTGTGTGCATAGCCCATTCGAAAAGAAAGTTCATCAATAAATTCAACGTTTTGTGAATTACATTCAGGACAACATAAAAGGgacttcaaaaaatcttttagtaaagtaaaatttataatcaaGTTATAATTATCTGAATCTACATTCCTTTCTTTATCTAGAGATTCATCtactaactttctttttttgatttttcgaCTACGTAAGTTATCAGGAACATCTTCTATTTTTTGATTGCCCATTATATAGATGCACTTAAAATACACTCAGttaaaactattattgaaattattattatttagaaacaatatttattgaaaacaaaataaaaatacattgatTAAGCATAACAAACATAGCATTTTTAAACAGGCAAAATACATCTCTGCAAACAACACTAACttcattttcattaactttCTCCTGTTTTATCAATTAATTCCGTGCacatttaagtaatttacagaACATATAGTGCTTTAGAATcagagaaaaacaaaaaaacaaaaaaaagaccACTTATTTTGGTCAATttgtcaaatatatataaagacaaaATGTGTTGCTAAGGCGTTGTTAGGGACATTTTTAAAGTACCCATATTCTAAAACccaaatttttcatatatatatatatacttcaaaGGACCCATCAAACAATATATCATTGGGAAGAGTATAGAatggcatttaaaaaaaaatatatatatatatatatatatatgtatatatatatatctatatatatatatatacaaatttgattttttttttttaaatcgtgtTTTTTTCACGGGGAACCAccttaatcattaaaaaaattaaatagtttaatacaactcgattttaaagattaataaaaagttttttcattaaaaaaaattagaagtatGGATGAattaagtaattataaaaatctaaatacgTAGGGCTAAAATTCAACCCTTCTCCTTTTAATCCAATATAGGTTTTGATGCCGTCCGGACCCGCCCAATAactacttttttcaatttaaaaatgtctcTATTGGTGACCTTTTCTCTCTTTCTTACATAAAAATGACTGACATTTTAAATACTgcataattttatcataaaaaaatttattttttgtgatttaacaCCTTCTATAAAGTGCTGTTAAGATATATCTTTTAAATCGATATAACTTTAAATCTTCCGCAATTAAGATATAGGGATCCGTGGTTCGCGTGAACTTGctgttaaatgcttttccgcagtgctctgtgaatGGTGCTTTATGGgggcaaaaaaacaaaataaaaataaataaaattaaaaaaaatgaaaagacaaAACCGAGCATgtaatttaaaacttcaaattaaCTAAATCTATTTATTTTGCGGTGAGACTGGATGGATGCTTATAGCTTAGTAATGTGAATCAAATCAATATACCAGCATATTGATATCATCGATATGCTGGTACATTGATTTAATTcacattgcaaaaaaaaaacatgtatttccTTGAATAAATATTCTTCTTATGGCAAACCTTTATATTACGTTTAATTTTCTGTATATACCAGATTTTAAAgtgcatataaatatttttggaacTAAAGTAGGTTATCTGCGTCCACTAATTTGTTTAGTATAAGCAAATCAGAGGTGTTTTGAGTAATTtgtaagacaaaaaaaaattatatatattttatatgtattttctttTCTGTCTGAGAAATTGCTAAATACTCCTCTGGCTTGCAATAAAAACTATACTGCACAAATTAGTGGACGTGGATAGCCTACTTTAGttccaaaaaagtttaaatgcacTTCTAAATATAGTATCTACAGGAAATTCAACGTAATATAAAGGTTTGCAATAAGAAGAATATTGTTTGTAGAAAatacatgctttttttttgtataagcatAACACTTGTAAGCATATggagatattaaaaaaagataagaatatttaaacaaattgcTGAGCATTAAGTTTCTTCAAAATACAGATTTTTTCAGCACATTTCAATTATTTTGGGAATCTCAAAGGTGCATCAAAATCATTTAATGAAGTTATTGTGTTGCAAAGCAAACACTTTTATGCATAAAAAAGAATCCATATGCCCCTAACTAAAGTTTAGGGAACCTGATAAAAATGCCTGCACCAAATAAAAGGGTTCATTAAGGAATGGTCCTATTGCGACAACAAAAATATACCACACGCTACTAATCAAAAGATGAGTAGTATAGCGTGgctctttttgaaaatttttttattaatagaattttaaaaacatcatttaaataatttatattattatttattaaaatttatatttaaagtattcatacaaatatttatttaaaacacgacattcatatttatttaaagtaatctTCCGATTTTTTGTTGAGAATCGTTTTCACCATCCTCTTTTACCAATCCCTTTCTAACTATTTTTCTCTTCATTGATTGAAACATCAGTCATTTACATATCTTCCCACATTTGACCACCATAGCGATTTCTTGCCTTGTTAAAAAATGGAGCCActtttgattcaattttttttgtcgcATCATTGATCCGGGAAAAAGTTGacacaataaatataataaaataaccaCTTGACCTTAATTCTTAAAAGTCTGCatattaataacttataatataagtaaacaaGTAAAGGTTGCAGCCagcctccaaccattatcacattgttgtaatgttgcttctctttctcttttattaaatatactataataagcgctgctctaaagagctagcgtccttCTGCAATCTACTTAAATTCTTTCTCATCATTTAACTAAGTCTTATCCTTAAACTGTGagtgttcctaagtgcttcaaaaattcttatttatctagtttttttacttgaacataTGTTCTTTGGAATTCTCTCCCTCCATTTTGTTTTCCTggttcatataatttgcaatctgtCAATCAAATCATCTGTGAGTTGttatttttcttcataaacttcatcttggctcttccagtaactttcaactctaGTTGTGATTGCTTGTAGCCTTGTCAGAAGCGAAGATTAAACAAGTAACTAgtgtaataagtaaaaaaaattgttaacatctatatatattttgagtattttggaagtatatagaacttttttgttacttattgtTTTCGCCttgaattcaaaatttttgttatcgTTATTAAATCAAGCACTGAATATGAGCAGACAGTTAGACTGACtcctattaataaaaaaatgttcagagtAGATCTGAATTAAACTAAGATCTAATTAAAGTAGATTTGAGTTAAACATTTTTGAGCAGTTTTTCCAGGTTAAAGCTTATGTTTGCTATGACTTCCAGTCCTGTTGATATTTTGCTGCAGTTCAAGTGCCAGCAATTTGTTTAAGACCTAAGAAACATGGACATAGATATCCCTCGTCCAAGCttcatgtataaatattttttctcattcATATTGTAATCTTTTGCCAAAAGGTGTTCCTCTTGGCAATCAAACACATCACAGCTATACTCACATAATCAGAGTGTACACATTATCATAATTGCAGCaaagaggtaaaaaaaattatctctttGCTGCAattatgataatgataataCATTCCAATCAACAGGATAATAACTCTATTTAAATAACTCTATTTAAAATAGAGTTAATGGATTAACTATGAGTCAGTTTAAAatagagttaaaaatattaagttcaatagaaaataaatataatataatatgatGGTACacgctttatttaaaaaatgttattagtacttgtaactttaattaaataaataataaatctaacATCCCTAAGACTTAAGGACGTAGAGTACGCTAAAGTTTTGcgacaataaataaaacaaaaaataatccgGTAACCGAAAAATACGGCCTAATTCTGAGGGATGTTAAAGTCTGCTAACCTTCGCTCATAAGATATTAGTTTGTAGTTCGGAATTATAAGGTTTGAATTTATTCTGGATGATTCATCagaacaccaagtttctgttaaGCAAATCATACTGAACAAATAGTTACATTctataagaaaatgttttagtttgtcaatattgttaattatacttcttatatttatgtgtatcaccGTAAAGTTActgtttaatgattttaattcatttttaaaagttcctaATTCAAAAAACCGtgagttaaaattattttcattaaaaaaatgtaaatctgGATCGTAAGagttattaagtaaaaagttattagccgatttgaaaacattaaagtgtTGCGTTTCGTAATCTATTGTTTGTTTAGCCGTTAGTTAAAAGAATTAACTTTGTTTCGATCGCTTAAACTTACGTAAAACTTTACGCAAAAATTATacgcaaaaaattttcttattttctaaattcacgacaaaaaactttattaaatttaattgttgcGTATTTACCTTGGTTGCGAAGATTTTTAACTTCTTGCCAAAGTTTTTTCCTCTCTTCCATCGTCTCTTTAGCAaagtcttcatatatatatatctacttcctttaaggtttttaagtgaacttaaaattttaattttatcttggtagtttaaaagttttactacGATAGTTCTAAGTGTTTTATCTTCTTTGTACGACCCAACTCGATGTGCTCGTTCCACAATAATTTCAGTTGAAATTTTAAggttgtttgtaaatatttttttcacagaTTTCTCTCAATCACTCCAACTTTCTCCTGGTGAATCTTTCAGACCATCGACTCTAATGTTGTTTCGACGAGAGCGGTTTTCTAAGTCagtatttttcttgtttatatttttaatttcaaggtCATATTTTTTCCTTATCTGTTTTAattcttctttaattttttcttcttgaaaGTTGAGACTTTCTTTCACATCGTTTAAGtctatttcaatatttttcatatttactttgtttacatttagttcattttcaattttttcaagtctatcagtaattatttttatatttccactCACTATTTGTGTAAAGTTCTTTTCTTGGTCTTTTAATAACCTTTCTGTTTCTTTAAGCAAAGATCTTTTTTGTTCTTCAAACttgtttgtaataattttttcgatatttttgatcgttatttccattttttaattaatattctCGAAGAGCAGCCAAAAAAACGTGCGTTCACGGCAATGGCACGgcaaaaaagcaatttatttatagagactattaatttgtatttgaagtttgtttttaggttattaattttattaactgatTGCTTTAGTGTAAGGATTATTAGTTCGACTAGAGgttattaatttgtatttaaagttaatCAAGAGGTTATTAATTTGTATCTAAGGCTCCTCTAAaggttattaattttattaaatctttgcTTTAGGGTAACTTTTCTTTCATTGTTAGTTTTTAGTTATGCGTCTTTAAACTGACAACgttgcaaaaaaattacatgaaaatattcaagtcaaaaaaagaacttttcaCCCAGGTGAGTCGGAAAAAGAACCCACTTGGGTTAAAAGTTTCAATGCCCCTcaacaagctttttttttacccCACACAAAATTTATGATAGAACTATAGATGTGCACAGTAAAGCAGACATGTTCAGTTTACTTTGTGTATGTGTTGTCATTCAGCAATTTCAACAGCTGActatttgttgaaaaatatttctaaataaggGATAGGAACTCCTTTTAAACTcctaaaaaactaacttttcgGTGTAGTTTTGTTCCCAGACTACCATCACCGCGACTCTTTGCAAAACGTTCTCATTCGACATTGGCATGAGCATGCttatgtttggaaaaaaaagccTGTTGGCGCCCATgtatacataataatatatgtagAAATCGTTACATTGTACTAAAATAgcgtctaatttttttaagttacattccaattttatttcaaaaaaactttcataaaatgTACTCAATTACCTAAATTTAAAGTATGTTACGTTGTGTGAAATTAATAACGACCTAGTGTGCacgataaatttaaattttttaaaatattcgaaatttacttttattataattattattaataacataatttatgaaatattagtttgtgtttaattttttttaaaaaagcgaaCTTATTAGCGTATTAATTCatgcattaataaaaatgttaatttaaatattgtgttCACAACTACAAAGTATCAATTTGGAGTACGTGTACTATACATATCTTGATCTTCTGGATCAGATTGGCCGAAATCTTTCTTTATCTCCGAAACCTGTTTAGAAACTAAAGACTCTTCATTATCCATAGCAGAATCGTCTGGTATCCCAGTCCAGAACTGAATAAAAGTCACTTTATCTTCTGTATCATCATCGTCTGCTAACTTTTTATCGTTCGTATTGTTTAAAGTTTCGTCacttaaaacaatttcatttgCATTAGGCAGTATAACTGAATCGCTTACCAAATTTTCACTACTGATTTCCGATACCAATATGACTTGATCGGTATAGTTTTCATCCTTTGTATCTAGCTGTACAGCTTTTTCTTCACTTTTCGATCTCCACAAATTGTTTAAGTTTGCTACCGAGTTTATACTATGATAATAAGCGGTTATAGCAACATTTTGAGCTCGCTCAGGATAACATACAGCAGATCCACTCACACCAAAAAGACTGGAATAAAAGAAACGTTTGATTGGTCGTCCTAATAATAAACAgatcatatttcaaaattaaaaaaaatttattacgttaattttaaagttttaaaacaaaagcacAATTCTTAGcaatattcataaataaattgaacCATTGAACCCATTGAAGTTCCAACAATGTTGAAAAACTTAtacttgaagaaaaaaatcaagacAACTGAAATTTTGAACCAAAGGTCTATATATAAAATGGCGTTCAGGGACTCTGGGctaataattaataagttaCGTGACTTTAAACCCCCTTTTTCCCATTATAACCCGtaagtctttaaataaaaaagctttaaaaaaaatttaaaactgctcaataaaaacttttacttacgTCCTCTGCCAGCAGCCAGTGCACCTGCGACACTAGCTAATACTATAGTTGATGGCTTCAAAAGAATGTGTGGATCAGCAAGTACATTTCTGTATGTATCTAAAACAcatgaatattttactttaatttatattacatttaaacagTGAAATAGGAGGAAACACATAAACAttctactttaattatattctGAACTATAGTGGGAAATAGGAGGAAAGGgtcatttaaaatacttaaatttgatAACTGATAAGTGTtttcacaaaacaaaatttcaacgagcttttttcttcaaaaaaaacaaaaaaaaaagctgactCTAACTTTCAAATTCtaaactattattttcaaaacgagactaattgttttaacaaatgtttataaCAATTGTTTACAAATGTTAACATTGttaacatttgtataaattatatatttgtatatatttgtaaaaattgttaacaaatgttaacatttgtataaattatatatttgtaaaaattgttaacaaatgttaacatttgtataaattatatatttgtatatatttgtataaattatatatttgtatatatttgtaaaaattgttaacaaatgtttataacaatttttattgcatcCACAGTTTACGTGTCAaccctaaatttaaaaaaaaaaagaataataaagaaaaaagcaaaaatggtAGGTTGAATGTTTTGTGTTACAAACATTCAACCTACCAAAACCTTCACTCTCTTTCATTTAAACTTCCTtataattattaagtttattatttaattctcAGTTTCACAGTTTCTTGTACTTAGTTtccattaaaatcaaaaaataaaacgaatTCTGAAGTTATTTGtagcaattattaaaaaaactttcattgtattgaaaaaaaaattgatgaaaaatacCTTGATAAATGGCTAAAGTTAATTCTCAAGTcagataataaaatgaattaaaaattatatttatgacTGTTTTATTACCTAAAATGGTTTTgcgttttataaattttgtaaaaggaaAGAAACGTCTCAACAAaccttaataaatttaaatatatatatatatatatatatatatatatatatatatatatatatatatatatatatatatatatatatatatatatatatatatatataatatctgatgtaatattttttttcttcttttaattcacctccccaaggcccagaagaccactacagactaggaggctacttaattgtggttataaccctttctcaactctataactccaaaacatgaaACTTGACGAGCAAAGCCGCTGCGCGATGAAACAAGTTGTAATacctgtaaatatatatttacatacataaacacagaaaagtgcaaaaaaagaaaacttataatACTAAATGTTTTTTCGCATTTAGTTGCACAGCAATTTGCATCAATTACTGCAAGTATCCTTCTtggtttttttacttttaactccTGATCATTATGCCAGGCATTATTTGGTGCCTCtatgagattttttttgttgattatagaTTCATACCCAATTATCTGCTTTAAAAGTTCTCAGGCATTCTCTATTGGGTTTAAGTCAGGAGAATTACCAGGCCATGGTAAAACAGTAACATTTTTTGACTCTAAACATCTTTTCACTGATTTAGCTTTATGGCATTGGACAGAATTATGCATAAAGATGCATTTGGATGGATCAGGAAACCAATTATAGAATTGAGGAAATAATTTGGCagctaatacttttttatatttatcctGGTTCATCATCCCTTCAACTATATAACGAAGGCCACTGCCCTTACCAATTATAAATTATCACATCATGAACATTTAGAAGGTATTTTACAGTCTCCATAACACAGTCTgggttatatttttttctttcctttgtctaacaaaataaaaaatcatataaatgttttattcagTGATGCTGTTTCAATAAACAGTTAAGTAAGTATTTACTTACATTTTCTCTAAAAATCTTTGTATTaacttacattttctttttacaaatattcagCAGAAACATGTAAGTGTTGTttagcctaatttttttttattttattttttttaatttttttaattttttttttaaattaaggttttacaataaattgtttAGGCATAAACTGCCTGTTTACCAACCTAATTATATAATACTTGACAATTACAGAGTTTGTATaactaatagaaaataaaatgtgGATTAGTTGTAGAGAAGCCATTCATTTTTTAGATGATTGTCTAGAAGCAGTTTAAACGTTTTTAGAGATAACGCTGATACAATGTGATTAGGAAGAGAGttccatttatttattattcttagagaaaaaaaattcataagcAAATTTAATagcaaagattgtttttttagtttatatatatgacCACGAGTAATAAATTTACTATCTATTTCAAAAAGACTTCTGTCACTATTGTTGTTTTTGCACCATTTGTAGACGTTGATTAGGTCTGCACGAAGTAGCCTGTATTTTACAGTTGTCATATTTAACGCCAACAATCTTTGTTCATGCGGTAGACTTGTTTCTCCACTCAACCTAGAATACTAGTGTTTTCATTGTTACTATTTGGTGATCTGTAATATAAACTTAACAATAACTTAGAAGTTTTCATTGCAATTTCACAATTGAGCGATTCAGATGGAAATATATCTAGGTTTATTAGGGATGACTTTAGTTTGCtatgtataaatattgctaAACCTCTTCGGCAAGAACTATTCTTGTGATTTGTATGTAGTAAGTAATTTTCAATAGCAAACTCGAGATCattaacttcaatttttttagttttaggcaGAGTTTctgttagaaaaataatttcGGGTTTCAGATGGTTTACAATTTGTTTGAGTTCATGGCGTTTGTTTAAGAAGGAGTcaatgtttgtgtatatatatagctttaaCGGATTTTATTtcagtaacttttttaatggtttgaaaattaatctaattttttatagtttttttatattttttgtctaCTAAAATTAAGTTTGATGACTTCGTTGTGCCTAATGCACCATCGAAAGGGTGAGTTTGGTTCATTTTCAAGGAGTATTTggtttttcttatttctttcttttctaaGTTGAGAATCGATTAGCCTTTTGGCGAGTGTCATATCTGGATTAATGAAGACGTTtgtatattttatctttttgcgTAATTCCCTAGCGGCAAGTAAAACTTTATTACGTTAATGGACGGAGgagtttttgagtcttttttgttttttaatcttattattttaatagattttttattgccTTTACCAATTTCCTCAAATATCtcggcaattttttttttttcgttgttgtttttttcaagttcatttaaattatttgattctGGAAATCCAAAAATGATGTTCTTTTCacgctttttttttcttcctgttCAGATAATATAGTTTTGTTAATTGAGTTTACAACAATAGTTTTTTctgctaatttatttttgttataaagatTTGACCAAAATGTAGCTGAACTATTTTCGGTTTCTTTTTTCGATTCTAATAATTCAATTCTTTTTATAAGTCTTTGAATAGTTTCGTTTTGATCACGTATATTATTGGATAGTTCCGAACAGCTAAGTTTACCTCGCTTAATCATGAATATTGTTATGATGTCGTGTcgattttatgaaattaataatgaataaataataatattttaaaatatgaaaataataacaggataataataacaataatagtaaaaaaaatatttattatgttatatttattatgttatataaattttataaagaaatcaaaaatatatatatatatatatatatatatcgattaaaaattaaatttaaaaaaaaaaaaaaaaaaaggaaaaatgaaatagaaaaacagagaagtttataaaaatttgcaaacaaaacgacaagaaaaaaatttttgaataaaaatttaataaaatagtaataattatgttttttacgtattcagtaaaaaataaatatacgcCTTGTCACATTGAATGCGGATGTATGAATGATAATTGAAGCATTTTAACCCAGTTCTGCTATTTGATGCCTTGTAATTCTGTCAGAAATCTTCTGGCACTAAGTACAGGTATTTTGCTATCAAGTTTACTTTAGATTCTGCTTACTGTTATCACACAAACTTAAActacttttgcaatttttctttaggagtgatttaaatgttttaataaagcagataattttgaaatttttttcgtttgataTATCTTTAGCTTTTCctattttatctattatttaggCACcaaagttcaaatatttttaatcaaaattactaaataatgtaaaaaaaatgaatcaaagtCACAAAAACACTAGAcagttgataaaaatttatatatatatatatatatatatatatatatatatatatatatatatatttatacacatacatacatacatatatacatacatatatatacatatatatatatatatatatatatatatataaatatatataaatatatatatatataaatatatatatatatatatatatatatatatatataaatatatatatatatatataaatatatatatatatataaatatatatatatatatatatatatatatatatatatataaatatatatatatatatatatatatatatatatatatatatatatatatatatatatatacacaacccttggaattagggtcagcattctgCAATAccgatattattattattatcccTGCAATaccgacctgaaagtgtttgacgtcggcaaaaaattgccaacctcgtttctatgtATTATGGTAAGACcattgtatcaaataatttttgctgacctctaaaagattgagataaaatatagaaaaatgaggtcgacaaattattgccaacctcattttaCCTAATTCCAAGgggttgtgtatatatatatatatatatatatatatatatatatatatatatatatatatatatatatatataaacacatatttatatatatacatatatatatatatacatgcatatatatatatatatatatatatatatatatatatatatatatatatatacacatgtatatatatatatacatatatatatatatatatatatatatatatatatatatatatatatatatatatatatatatatatatatatatatatatatatatatatatatacatcccaGCATACATAGTCATCATTCTGTAGGTAACTAAGAACTTTTAAGCCAAATACCTACAccaagtgaaaaaaaaactagccaTGGCTAGTTTTTTTTCACTTGGTGTAGGTATTTGGCTTAAAACTTcacaaacttaaaattttcagttatatattacataaatttttcaaagcaTCAATTATAACTAATGAATGCATCAAGTATTTTCCTTTATctataagtattttttgttatgaaagtaTTTATGTAGCTTATCTCTTAAGCTAAATTATgctaaacttcatttttaatataaatcatttgaataaagtaaaaatatgaaACCTCCATTATGcctgttatgtttttttattttatttggttaaatACTGACTAataatggattttttaaatttattctattttaagatttttttaaatttaaatttgtgttaaaaACACAAACTTTTACTTAACTTGAACTTCTGTTTTTCTtaattgaatttcttttttcgCTTGCTAAGGTATCACTTAAAAATGATGAACAATTCATTtcaagtgtatatatatgtgctTGAACACATCATGTGAGTATGTACTTGAATATATCATCAATATGCACTTGAATAAATGAGGTGTATTAAAGTCAACACATCATTCCAAGGGTCATAAAATGTACAATAAAAATAGGTTCGAAAAGCTATTTctaaaagttaacaataaaaacagttaaaatttttgGGATAAAGTTGATATTTCTTGCAAGCAGAAAAAATACGAAAGTACTATTAAGCTTCATGATAGCAAAGTGCAAAGTCTAAATgtagaaatttttcaaaaaaaagaaactgttATCCAGAATCCAGTCTTTAAGAAACTGTCATCCAAAATCT
This portion of the Hydra vulgaris chromosome 13, alternate assembly HydraT2T_AEP genome encodes:
- the LOC100213200 gene encoding MICOS complex subunit Mic27 isoform X2 produces the protein MFSSLFNKLCDPYIPCLLAESEKKLIVPVELDIYYVPPETEEVLVGSQPSALFEFISEMRKSVTSKCSGLLTTHEKIGSVFSFTDAFLRDTYRNVLADPHILLKPSTIVLASVAGALAAGRGRRPIKRFFYSSLFGVSGSAVCYPERAQNVAITAYYHSINSVANLNNLWRSKSEEKAVQLDTKDENYTDQVILVSEISSENLVSDSVILPNANEIVLSDETLNNTNDKKLADDDDTEDKVTFIQFWTGIPDDSAMDNEESLVSKQVSEIKKDFGQSDPEDQDMYSTRTPN